The DNA sequence TTAATAAAAGCTCATTTAAGTGCCACACACTGATATTTGATCTGACTGTTGTTAATGTACATTTGTGCTGTTAGCATCCTATGCTAAGCTTATTATTGTGCACTGAACCAGGTTtagctttgtgttgtttttttttccatgtttagtgtcatttttttctgctaattcgttactaaaacatttttatgtctAACAAACATGtggaaaactgtttgttttttaacattttgaatccTGTGTTGTTGACATCCTGTTTTCCTGCCAACAAACTGTCTGTTATATGTTGTTGTTACTTACTAGACCTGTCAGAGTGATAGAATTTATttaagcaaaaataacaaaatctgaTTCTAAAATACTCTATTACTACTAATAATTACTAATACTCCTACAATGAAATTTTGAGGTTTTACCAGTAAAAGatagttaaaatattaaaaataagacatgacAGGTGGATTAAAATGGACCTAAAATATTGTAGTGAAACACAAATTTGCTTATAAACTTTATTGTAAACAGTCAAATTACAGTTATAGAACATTTATCACAACAAAGAGTAAACACATTATcataaatatacagaaaaatatacatttaaaaacatgatgCAGGAGGATCTTTGTATTCAACAGAAATAATACAGaggataaaatgaataaaaaatgagcgTTGTAGCCGTGAAACTGTAAAACGAACAGTTTGAATCATTGCTGCTTGTATTTTAAGTTTGAATATGTGGAGAAAAAAGGCACAAGTGtgagtttttgatattttattttatgtgtatgATGGAAAAATTGAACATTCTCTAAAACAACCAGGTTTGTACAggtgttttgttgttaaaataaataaaaaactgaacatttctgagtttctgACCGCTGGAAGCTACTGCTGAGTGAAACTTTAAGGTGTTGTTCATGTCGCCGTCCTCTTTGGGTGGTTTTCTGACCGACTCTCTGCTCGGCAGGTGGGAGACACGATAAATCCCGGCCGGCCTCCGAGTGCTCCTCTGCAGAGACTCAGTACGGGAAATGTGTGCCGGAACATGGAGACTGTGGCGACGGTCTGAGGGAGGCGACCTGCAAAGACCGGACCGACAAGATCCACTGCAGGATCCCCTGCAACTGGAAGAAGGACATCAGTAAGAGGcagcacacaaaaacaccaaaaacacaacactcaCACATGATGATTTGAGACAGACCACAGCTTTATCAGCCCAGAGGAACATAAATACAGTGTATATATGGAAAATTAAAATGTACAGAGCACATGAGGAGTCATAACGGAAGTCAATTCACagattttgaaatatttgatatttaaaacTGGTGACATCTGCTGGCTAAATACCCGCTACTGCATTAATACAATTACAGTTGTGTACCAATACCAGCAGGTGTTTGGATGTCTGGTGTTAGTGGTCCGTATAATGAAGAGAACATGGAACAGGATGAATTAAAACACCAGGAAGGAtcgagaaaggagggagagcacaGAAAAGACGTGACCAATAATGAGGAAGagaattaaccctcctgttgtcctcatttacaggcaccaaagaatagtttccttgtctgaaaaaaatccaaaaattcagcaaaaaaattccccaaatttctgaaaatttgcaaaaccttcaggaagaaaattctaataattccttaaaagttttatttttaaaaaatcccccaaatttggcaagaaaattgttgtaaatattttcccaaaaaaatagtaaaaatcttccaaaaaaaatcctaaagcAGCGAAAGCACGGTAGTGTGCAATTGCCGCCAACATTGACCAGCTGCAGTGCTTTTTTTGGCTGCCTATAGAGTCAGGAAGGTGTTTACTTTCCTTTGATAcccaaaggaataaaaccagaaatccagtcagaattccagttaggaAAATCAAGATATCATGCCCGAATtattccaaacactgtggggTTGGAACAGGtcagcttacactgtggaaaaggacatGACTTGTAGGGCACAAAGGGGATTTATTCTGTAGTACGCCAGAGAAAGATTTAGGGTGAGTTCCATTATCCATAGTCCCATAATATGTAGTatagaggaaaaacatttagTATGTTCCAGTACATAGTGTGTCAAATGTAGTTTGGCAAAAACACCTGGACGTCCCAGTGACGGCTAAACTGGCAGCTCAAAGGGTTAAATAGAAGACTCACTTTGCTGTCAGTTTAATGGCAACCGGTAGCTTTAAAGGCGCCATTCACTCTAATATAAAATAGGTCTCACAGGACGCTGAAATGGTTCAATCAGAGcagctgatattttttttttctttgctccacGACATCTCTGGGCTTCTGTAACAATCTCTATTccacatttgaaataaaaatgtaactttgcaTTGAGCAGTTTTTAAATCTAACTTCACTCGGTTTGGTCTCTTTGTTCTGGAACTgactaaatgtaaaattaaaactaatCTAGTTTCAGGAGATTGGATCTTTTTCGAGAGAGCAGCTGGACGTTTATCTGCTCTGATTGTTTCACTGCAAACAGCTCCTTTAGAATTACTGATCAAAGTCTGTCTGAATCAAATCTAATCAAGTTTATTGATGTTTTAAAACAACTAAAGCTGAAGAAAGTTCAATATGAGCAAAAAACAAGCTAGAAATGCTCACTAGACATCACAATTTAGCATGGCTATAATCATCTTGGGCTTAATAGTACATTAAATAACCAGTCTTTCTATTGTCCATGTTTTGTCTCACTTCTGACTTTGGAACTTTATGGTACTTATGCATGGTTTTGTTGCCTGCATTGTAGCTCTGTACTTGTGTTTATTGTTAACAGTTTTATAAATACAATACACATACCTGACTAAGTATTTTACTGATGTCAATCTAACATTTCCCCTCATCTGCGTCACAATACAAGCAACATTTATGGCAAAACAAACAgacttttaaaatctgtttgtacagcaactatatatatatatctaaaaTGCTAAAAGCAAGACAACAGGATGACAACCTGTAagaaattctaaaataaatacaacatcCTGAAGCATTAGGGCCACTAAAGCAACCAAAAGccactgaaaacatgtttgtttctggTGTCCATTTGAAATGGAATCAGCCTTTAAACATGAATCCAGATGTGACGTCTGAACTCTGCAGCACAAACCAACAGTTTAAATGTTCCTGCAGGTGACTGTAAGTACAAGTTCGGTCCATGGGGTTCCTGTGACGCCGCCACCAACACCAAGAGCCGGTCGGGAACGCTGAAGCGAGCGCTGTTCAACGCCGAGTGTCAGAACACCGTCAAGGTGTCCAAACCCTGCTCCCCCAAAGTCAAGAAGGCCAGAGGTGAGAGCTCCACACAAACCACTAAGTCTGCTTTCACAAGCAGCTCCACAAGTCGCCAAACTCATGTTGTTTGAATAACGAAAGCTGAATTGGTCCTTTTTGGGGGATTCAGTAATGACAAAATCCTGGAGAGAGTGTTAGTTAACTGGTTATTCAACAAGACCTGtgaatttttgatcattttgagctaaaatatcaaatattttctgcttttaacttctaaaatgtgttgcttttctGCTTCATGGAATGGTGAGGTCCAAAAGTCTCCTCAGAAATTTGCAGCATTAATGTGTAAACCTGGAAATAactagaaacatttaaaaacaccatAAGTTCTAACCTGTAACATGAAGAACAAATATTTCAGATTGGATTGAAGTTTCCAGCAGACCATGCTTATAGATCCAGGTGAGGGTAACCCACAGTGATTAAGGGTATAGTTTGGTTATCTGAAGTGGTTTTTTTGAGGTGTTTAAAGTAAGTGGTGGTCAGCAGAGGTCCAACAGTGCAaatatctgtctgtttgttctgttatttaaaatattgtcttGCAGTAGCTGTTTTCTGATGATCTCCACTACCTCAGATGTAGGTTTACATGAGAAAAGTGAAGATATATCAAATAAAACCATGGTTGAAGGTGGTGTTGGTTCCAGTTTCTGAACCTTGTTGACTAAATCGGTGGGTTTTTAGAATTAATGTGAAGTATTTCCAACCAATGAAGCTAAGATGGAGGCCCGAGGTTTAGCAGACTTATAGGAGACTGAGATAATGTTACTTCCATGTGTTTCCTTTAAAGTCCATGTATAGATGGTGCCTCTTCAACGAGGTTAAACTGGTGACACAGTGGATGGTTGTGGAAATCATCTATGACTTTCTTTTAACTGTAGCATGTCACCTCAGAGCCTCATAGGTGGTGTTGTCACTGAGTACTATGGTTGTTTTGGTGTAGCACAACCTTCCCTTCTCTGCTGGCAGGATGGTGATGCTCCGGTCTTTACTCTAAGATGTTACTACCTTCCTTTGTTTGTATGTTGGTTGGACGACATATTTTTTCAGTAGAAAGCACAACAGAACCCTTGATCTTGAACTGTTCTACCTCTGCCAGGTTGTTGTCTGATTCTAT is a window from the Amphiprion ocellaris isolate individual 3 ecotype Okinawa chromosome 3, ASM2253959v1, whole genome shotgun sequence genome containing:
- the mdkb gene encoding midkine b isoform X2, with product MCGITPGMRGLLSVTLLLLLVLTLSAEANKKAKAHKGGRHDKSRPASECSSAETQYGKCVPEHGDCGDGLREATCKDRTDKIHCRIPCNWKKDISDCKYKFGPWGSCDAATNTKSRSGTLKRALFNAECQNTVKVSKPCSPKVKKARGEKKSN
- the mdkb gene encoding midkine b isoform X1 — encoded protein: MTTESETGREGLYGMRGLLSVTLLLLLVLTLSAEANKKAKAHKGGRHDKSRPASECSSAETQYGKCVPEHGDCGDGLREATCKDRTDKIHCRIPCNWKKDISDCKYKFGPWGSCDAATNTKSRSGTLKRALFNAECQNTVKVSKPCSPKVKKARGEKKSN